The following are from one region of the Noviherbaspirillum sedimenti genome:
- a CDS encoding NIPSNAP family protein, with the protein MSMNLVVLIKIKYGRVEEAVSILKEIAQFLEPHGWKLLASYTPFIGDLGHLYDIWEVPDANAVPNALTALAGNKKWEEVFARWSDVCESEHISVCAKVI; encoded by the coding sequence ATGTCCATGAATCTTGTTGTTCTCATCAAAATTAAATATGGGCGTGTCGAAGAAGCCGTCAGTATTCTTAAAGAGATAGCGCAGTTTCTTGAGCCTCACGGCTGGAAGCTGCTCGCTTCCTACACCCCATTCATAGGAGATTTGGGCCATCTCTATGATATTTGGGAAGTGCCGGATGCAAACGCCGTACCGAATGCTCTCACGGCTCTTGCTGGCAATAAAAAATGGGAGGAAGTCTTCGCTCGCTGGAGCGATGTCTGTGAATCAGAGCACATCTCCGTCTGCGCAAAAGTGATCTAG
- the bioD gene encoding dethiobiotin synthase, giving the protein MTASCAYFITGTDTDIGKTLIASAMLHVLAENRIRAAGMKPVAAGAVLRDGALHNDDADALAAAASVPLPVELATPYLLREPASPHIAAAMEGIEIDPQHIQSCYDRVAGMAQAVVVEGVGGFRVPLTDRFDTADLAQQLGLPVVMVVGLRLGCISHALLTAEAIAARGLKLVGWAANVVDLSMQHGIANLETLSARLPAPLLGCVPRLPAALPAAAAAHLDFSSLPGWPVVTAQRGSRE; this is encoded by the coding sequence ATGACTGCATCTTGCGCATATTTCATCACCGGCACCGATACCGATATCGGCAAGACCCTGATCGCCTCGGCCATGCTGCATGTGCTGGCGGAAAACCGCATCCGCGCCGCCGGCATGAAGCCGGTGGCCGCCGGCGCGGTACTGCGCGATGGCGCCTTGCATAACGACGATGCCGATGCGCTGGCGGCGGCAGCCTCGGTGCCTTTGCCGGTGGAACTGGCCACGCCCTACCTGCTGCGCGAACCGGCTTCGCCGCATATCGCTGCCGCCATGGAAGGGATCGAAATCGACCCGCAGCACATTCAGTCCTGCTATGATCGCGTGGCTGGCATGGCGCAGGCGGTGGTGGTCGAGGGTGTCGGCGGTTTTCGCGTGCCGCTCACCGACCGTTTTGACACCGCCGATCTGGCGCAGCAACTGGGCCTGCCGGTAGTCATGGTGGTTGGCCTGCGGCTGGGATGCATCAGCCATGCCTTGCTGACCGCCGAGGCGATTGCTGCGCGCGGCCTGAAGCTGGTCGGCTGGGCGGCCAACGTGGTCGATCTGTCAATGCAGCATGGCATCGCCAACCTTGAAACCCTCAGCGCGCGCCTGCCGGCGCCGCTCCTGGGATGCGTGCCGCGCCTGCCGGCGGCACTGCCGGCGGCCGCTGCGGCACACCTGGATTTTTCCAGCCTGCCCGGATGGCCGGTAGTAACGGCGCAACGCGGCTCGCGTGAATGA
- a CDS encoding rubredoxin produces MNRWVCVICGWEYDESKGMPEHGVPPGTRWEDIPDDWECPDCGVGKADFEMAMVAT; encoded by the coding sequence ATGAATAGATGGGTATGCGTGATATGTGGCTGGGAATATGACGAAAGCAAGGGCATGCCTGAACATGGCGTTCCACCCGGCACCCGCTGGGAAGATATTCCCGACGACTGGGAATGTCCAGACTGTGGCGTAGGGAAAGCAGATTTCGAAATGGCCATGGTTGCAACTTAA
- a CDS encoding FAD-dependent oxidoreductase: MQPIIIVGSGLAGYTVAREFRKLDATTPLKIVSRDCGSFYSKPMLSNVFHQKKDPAKIASYSAAQMAEQLHAEVLPYSSVTALDPATRTIQINHQDTGYQSLVLALGADQRRIDLAGDAAEDVLSVNDLADYLRFHTLLHDKRRVAILGAGLIGCEFANDLTSGGITVDLIDPASWPLSRFLPEPAGQVMADALSGIGVQLWPGCTPVAVDRSDDGYRLSLSGGKSLQVDLVLSAIGLVPRIMLAQAAGLTTARGIVTDACLRTSAEHVYAIGDCAEVENLLLPYVMPIMQCARALAKTLFGTPAKVTYPAMPVVVKTPAMPTVVAPPLQQDGAWETDGKAGSMRAVYRNADSSVGGFALLGDRVEEKGALLKQIAPWRI; this comes from the coding sequence ATGCAACCGATCATCATTGTCGGCAGTGGACTTGCGGGATATACCGTCGCACGGGAATTTCGCAAACTGGACGCAACCACACCATTGAAAATCGTCAGCCGTGACTGCGGCAGCTTTTATTCGAAGCCAATGCTGTCCAATGTCTTTCATCAAAAAAAAGACCCTGCCAAGATCGCCAGCTATTCCGCTGCTCAAATGGCCGAGCAGTTGCACGCCGAAGTACTTCCCTACAGCAGTGTGACGGCACTGGATCCGGCGACCCGCACCATCCAGATCAACCACCAGGACACCGGCTACCAATCGCTGGTGTTAGCACTGGGTGCCGACCAACGCCGAATCGATCTTGCCGGCGATGCGGCAGAAGACGTACTGTCGGTCAATGACCTGGCGGACTATCTCCGCTTCCATACCTTGCTGCATGACAAGCGCCGAGTAGCGATACTAGGTGCGGGCTTGATCGGCTGCGAGTTTGCCAATGATTTGACAAGCGGCGGCATCACGGTCGATCTGATCGATCCGGCGTCTTGGCCATTGAGCCGTTTTTTACCAGAGCCCGCCGGACAGGTGATGGCGGATGCGCTGAGCGGCATCGGCGTACAGTTGTGGCCAGGCTGCACTCCGGTGGCTGTCGACCGCAGCGATGATGGCTACCGCCTGTCGCTCTCTGGCGGGAAATCACTTCAGGTCGATCTGGTGCTGTCGGCAATCGGGCTTGTACCACGAATTATGCTGGCACAGGCCGCCGGCCTGACGACTGCGCGCGGCATCGTGACAGATGCCTGCTTGCGCACGAGCGCCGAGCATGTTTATGCAATCGGCGATTGTGCCGAGGTCGAAAACCTGCTGCTACCGTATGTGATGCCAATCATGCAGTGTGCCCGCGCATTGGCCAAAACGCTGTTCGGCACGCCTGCCAAGGTAACTTATCCTGCAATGCCCGTGGTCGTCAAAACCCCTGCAATGCCAACCGTGGTAGCACCGCCATTGCAACAAGACGGCGCCTGGGAAACTGACGGGAAAGCAGGCAGCATGCGCGCCGTATACCGCAACGCCGACAGTAGCGTGGGCGGCTTTGCACTGTTGGGAGACCGTGTAGAAGAGAAGGGCGCCTTGTTAAAGCAAATAGCGCCTTGGCGCATCTAG
- the bioF gene encoding 8-amino-7-oxononanoate synthase → MKLLDDLQQQLGQLQVQSLQRRRRTADSPCAPRVVVDGRDMLAFCSNDYLGLAAHPQVVEALREGASLYGAGSGASHLVSGHGRAHAQLEERLAEFLAPHLEQARALYFCTGYMANLALLGALGGADAMIFSEGMNHASLIDGCRLARAQVQVYPHGDIDALEKMLIASTAATKLVVTDSVFSMDGDIAPLPQLLALCERHDAWLVIDDAHGFGVLGEHGRGALEHFGLRSPNLVYMGTLGKAAGVGGAFVAAHETVIEWLVQRSRPYIYTTAAAPALAHALLTSLDLIAGTEGHARRAHLQALIGQLDATLTLQRWQRLPSITAIQPVVIGANQESLDAAAALHEQGLWVPAIRPPTVPRDTARLRVTLSASHTVEQVAQLARALNALEARTA, encoded by the coding sequence ATGAAACTGCTCGACGATCTTCAGCAACAGCTGGGCCAGCTGCAGGTGCAAAGCCTGCAGCGCCGTCGCCGCACTGCCGATTCGCCCTGCGCGCCGCGTGTCGTCGTCGATGGCCGCGACATGCTGGCCTTCTGCAGCAACGATTACCTCGGCCTGGCGGCGCACCCTCAGGTGGTCGAAGCCTTGCGCGAGGGCGCGAGTCTGTATGGCGCCGGCAGTGGCGCCTCGCACCTGGTCAGCGGCCATGGCCGCGCCCATGCGCAACTGGAAGAAAGACTGGCGGAGTTCCTGGCGCCGCATCTGGAACAGGCCCGCGCGCTGTATTTTTGCACCGGCTACATGGCCAACCTGGCGCTGCTGGGCGCGCTGGGCGGCGCCGACGCAATGATTTTTTCCGAGGGCATGAACCACGCCTCGCTGATCGATGGTTGCCGCCTGGCGCGCGCGCAGGTGCAGGTCTATCCGCATGGCGATATTGACGCGCTGGAAAAGATGCTCATCGCCAGCACCGCCGCCACCAAACTGGTCGTCACCGACAGTGTCTTCAGCATGGATGGCGATATCGCGCCGCTGCCGCAACTGCTCGCCTTGTGCGAGCGTCATGACGCCTGGCTGGTGATCGACGATGCACACGGTTTCGGCGTGCTGGGCGAGCATGGCCGCGGCGCCCTCGAACATTTCGGCCTGCGTTCGCCCAACCTGGTCTACATGGGCACGCTCGGCAAGGCGGCAGGTGTCGGCGGCGCCTTTGTCGCTGCCCACGAAACCGTGATCGAATGGCTGGTGCAGCGCTCCCGCCCCTATATTTATACCACCGCCGCCGCACCGGCCCTGGCGCATGCCTTGCTGACCAGCCTGGACCTGATCGCCGGTACGGAAGGGCACGCGCGCCGCGCACACTTGCAAGCGCTGATCGGCCAGCTGGATGCCACGCTGACGCTGCAACGCTGGCAGCGCCTGCCATCGATCACGGCGATCCAGCCGGTGGTGATCGGCGCCAACCAGGAGTCGCTCGATGCCGCCGCCGCCCTGCATGAGCAAGGCTTGTGGGTGCCGGCCATCCGTCCGCCGACCGTGCCACGGGACACCGCGCGCCTGCGCGTGACACTGTCGGCGTCGCATACCGTGGAACAGGTCGCACAACTGGCGCGCGCCCTCAATGCGCTGGAAGCCAGGACGGCATGA
- a CDS encoding aromatic ring-hydroxylating oxygenase subunit alpha, whose protein sequence is MNDMTIGAGIEEAGAKESFTLAAGLSTEPVPVDSYISPDFFELERKRVFGRAWLFVGRVDQLPEENSYFVKEIDICKASVLVTRNEAGKVQAFHNVCSHRGNLVVNDDCGTKKRFRCEYHNWTYQNDGALIGVPDQKNFFNLDKKKCGLTPIATGVWEGWIFVNMQREPEISLEEFLGPYGKAYAGVPFGEDHETLVIEARFNANWKLIMDAFAESYHVPAIHPGTLAPGFANPVHNKYARPLSGNTFGLHAAWSAYGNPEYAPPPDSEVERIACKIDTGGLLGSDVNDEVLRLRAHPAINPTKESCWSADVTSIFPNFNIDYSTGGYWTHEFWPLSRDATHWILTIRIPKASSVRHRLQLEHYAARWAEIVLEDVTNCERIQKGLESGAKDVMILQDGEFMIRHMQETLRKWVNAETVADAMK, encoded by the coding sequence ATGAACGACATGACAATCGGGGCAGGCATTGAAGAGGCAGGTGCAAAGGAAAGCTTCACGCTCGCGGCAGGACTGTCCACCGAACCGGTTCCGGTGGATTCGTATATTTCTCCGGATTTTTTTGAACTGGAAAGAAAGCGCGTCTTCGGCAGGGCCTGGCTGTTTGTGGGACGAGTCGACCAACTCCCCGAAGAAAACAGCTACTTTGTCAAGGAAATCGATATTTGCAAGGCATCGGTGCTGGTGACCCGTAACGAAGCAGGCAAAGTACAGGCCTTTCATAATGTCTGTTCCCATCGCGGCAATCTGGTGGTTAACGATGACTGTGGAACAAAAAAGCGCTTTCGCTGCGAGTATCATAACTGGACCTACCAAAATGACGGTGCGCTGATCGGCGTGCCAGACCAGAAAAACTTCTTCAATCTCGACAAGAAAAAATGTGGCCTGACACCGATTGCGACCGGTGTCTGGGAGGGCTGGATTTTCGTTAACATGCAACGCGAACCGGAAATCAGTCTCGAAGAATTTTTAGGACCCTATGGCAAAGCCTATGCCGGCGTACCATTCGGGGAAGACCATGAAACATTGGTCATTGAAGCGCGCTTCAATGCCAACTGGAAGCTGATCATGGATGCATTTGCCGAGTCTTACCATGTCCCGGCAATTCACCCCGGCACGCTGGCACCAGGATTCGCAAATCCGGTGCACAACAAATATGCACGGCCGTTGAGCGGAAATACATTCGGCCTGCATGCCGCCTGGTCCGCTTACGGCAATCCGGAGTACGCTCCGCCACCCGACTCGGAAGTGGAACGTATCGCCTGCAAAATTGATACCGGCGGCCTGCTGGGCAGCGATGTGAACGACGAGGTTCTGCGACTGCGGGCGCACCCGGCAATCAATCCAACCAAAGAGTCCTGCTGGTCGGCAGACGTCACCTCAATCTTCCCCAATTTCAATATCGATTACTCGACCGGCGGTTACTGGACGCACGAATTCTGGCCACTGTCCCGCGACGCGACACATTGGATTCTCACCATCCGGATACCGAAGGCAAGCTCGGTTCGTCACCGGCTGCAGCTGGAACACTATGCCGCCCGCTGGGCTGAAATCGTACTCGAAGACGTTACCAACTGCGAGCGCATCCAGAAAGGCCTGGAATCCGGCGCCAAGGACGTAATGATTCTGCAGGACGGCGAATTCATGATCCGCCATATGCAGGAAACCCTGCGCAAATGGGTCAATGCCGAAACTGTCGCCGATGCAATGAAGTGA
- the bioB gene encoding biotin synthase BioB → MSSQPLVFQPTPAPVAPIVADKWPVEAIAALFELPFTELLYRAQQVHRAHFNPSEVELATLLSIKTGGCSEDCGYCPQAARYDTGVVAEKILPLDTVLQAAREAKAQGANRFCMGAAWREPKDRDLVKVEEMVREVKALGLETCVTLGMLGQGQAERLRAAGLDYYNHNLDTAPEFYGDVISTREYQDRLDTLGRVRGAGIKVCSGGIVGMGESRLQRAGLIAQLANMEPYPESVPVNNLVQVEGTPLYGTEALDPLEFVRTVAVARITMPKARVRLSAGRRQMGEAVQALCFVAGANSIFYGEKLLTTGNPEIDADRALLDKLGMVARGTAVDARCEIDG, encoded by the coding sequence ATGTCGTCGCAACCCCTGGTATTCCAACCTACCCCCGCGCCTGTGGCGCCCATCGTCGCCGACAAGTGGCCGGTGGAAGCCATCGCCGCGCTGTTCGAGCTGCCCTTTACCGAATTGCTGTACCGCGCCCAGCAGGTACATCGCGCGCACTTCAACCCGAGCGAAGTCGAACTGGCCACGCTCCTGTCGATCAAGACCGGCGGCTGCTCCGAGGATTGCGGCTATTGCCCGCAGGCGGCGCGCTACGACACTGGCGTGGTGGCTGAAAAAATCCTGCCGCTCGACACCGTGCTGCAGGCCGCGCGTGAAGCCAAGGCGCAGGGCGCCAACCGTTTCTGCATGGGCGCGGCCTGGCGCGAGCCCAAGGACCGCGACCTGGTGAAGGTCGAAGAGATGGTGCGCGAGGTGAAGGCCCTGGGCCTGGAAACCTGCGTCACCCTCGGCATGCTGGGACAGGGCCAGGCCGAACGCCTGCGCGCCGCCGGCCTGGATTACTACAACCACAACCTCGATACGGCGCCGGAATTCTATGGCGACGTCATTTCCACCCGTGAATACCAGGACCGGCTCGACACCCTGGGGCGGGTGCGCGGCGCCGGCATCAAGGTCTGCAGCGGCGGCATCGTCGGCATGGGCGAATCGCGCCTTCAGCGCGCCGGCCTGATCGCTCAGCTGGCCAACATGGAGCCGTACCCGGAATCGGTGCCGGTGAATAACCTGGTGCAGGTGGAAGGCACCCCCCTGTACGGCACCGAGGCGCTGGACCCGCTGGAATTCGTGCGCACCGTGGCGGTGGCCCGGATCACCATGCCCAAGGCGCGCGTGCGGCTGTCGGCCGGGCGCCGGCAGATGGGCGAGGCGGTGCAGGCCTTGTGCTTCGTGGCGGGCGCCAATTCGATCTTCTATGGTGAAAAGCTGCTCACCACGGGCAATCCGGAAATCGATGCCGACCGCGCCCTGCTGGACAAGTTGGGCATGGTCGCGCGCGGCACCGCCGTGGATGCGCGCTGCGAGATTGATGGCTAA